The Pirellulales bacterium DNA segment AAGCGCCGCGGGCCCGGGCGACATTTCCTTGCTCGATTCGCATGATAAAGCTCATTGTTTAGCACGCAGCGCGGCAGCGGCGATCGTCGCGCCGCACGGGTTGGAAGTGACCGACCGGCCTGTAATTCACGTCGAGGACGTGCACTCCGCATTTGCCAAAATTGTCGAACATTTTCGTCCTGCACAAGCGCGTAGTGTGACAGGCATCAGTTCCGGGGCTGCCGTGCATCCTAACGCCCGCATTGCCGCCGGAGTCGACGTGCATCCGGGCAGTTCGATTGCCGAAGATGTGGAAATTGGCGCCGGTTCGGTAATTCACAGCGGCGCTCGCATTCTTTCGGGTTGCCGCATTGGGGAGCAAGTCACGATTTTTCCCGGCGCGGTGTTGTACGAAAACACGCGCGTTGGTGCGCGGTGCATCATTCACGCGGGAGCAGTCTTAGGGGCGTATGGTTTTGGCTACAAGTTAGTTGAAGGCCGGCACGTGCTTTCGTCGCAGTTGGGCTTCGTGGAACTGGGGCCGGACGTGGAAGTAGGCGCGGCAAGCACGATCGATCGCGGCACTTATGGTGCAACTTACATTGGCGAGGGAACGAAGATCGATAACCTCGTAATGATTGCCCATAACTGCCGGATCGGCCGGCACAACTTAATTTGCTCGCAGGTGGGCGTGGCTGGCAGCACCACCACCGGCGATTACGTGGTGATGGCCGGCCAAGTGGGCGTGCGCGATCACGTCCACATTGGCGCCGGCGCGGTGTTGGGAGCCAAAGCCGGGGTTTCCGGCGACGTGCACGACGGCGTTCGCGTGCTGGGTACGCCGGCGGTGCCGGAACGGGAACAAAAGCTGCTGTTTGCCATGATTTCGAAACTGCCGGAAATGCGCAAGCAACTGAAGGAATTGCAGCGTCAAATGGACAAGTTGTTGCACGACAAGGCAGGGGATGGCGAAGATCACAGAAACGAAGCAGCCTAGTCAGAGCGCGGCACGCACATGGCAAATCTTGAGAACGGCGCGGCGGAGGCGGGCAGTGTTCCGAATCGCATCGGCCTGATTGCCGGCTGGGGACGCTATCCGATTGTCGTGGCCGAAACGTTACGCCGCGCCGGCTGCAAAGTTTATTGCGTGGCACTCCAAGATCACGCCGATTCGTCGCTAGCTGAGATATGCCATCAAGTGCAGTGGACCGGTGTCGCTAGAATTGGCCATGCGATCCGGTTTTTTAAGCAGCACGAGGTGCGGCATGCGGTGATGGCTGGAAAAGTGTTCAAATTAAAACTGTTTCAGCCGAACCTTTGGCTGAAGCTGTTGCCCGATTGGTGGACGATCCGGGTTTTCTGGTCGCACTTCATCGCCGCCAAAAAAGACCGCCGGGACGATACGCTGTTGCTGGCGGTGGTTCATGCGTTCGAGCAGGATGGCATCGTCATTCAACCCGCCACAGATTTTGCTCCGGAGTTGCTTGTGAAAGATGGACAATTAACTCAACTGGGCCCGACTCGGGCCCAACAGGCCGACATTACCTTTGGATGGAATTTGGCCAAAGAAATGGGCCGGCTCGACGTGGGGCAAAGCGTGGTGGTCAAAGATCGGGCCTGCTTGGCCGTAGAGGCAATTGAAGGAACCGACGAGTGCATTCGCCGGGCAGGAGCGCTTTGCCCGGCCGGCGGATTTACTGTGATCAAGCTGGCCAAGCCTCGGCAAGACATGCGCTTTGATGTCCCCACCATCGGCATTGGGACGCTGCAAACCATGGCCTCGGTGGGGGCCAAAATGCTTGTGGTCGAGGCGGCCAAGACGATTTTGATCGATCAAGCGGAG contains these protein-coding regions:
- the lpxI gene encoding UDP-2,3-diacylglucosamine diphosphatase LpxI (LpxI, functionally equivalent to LpxH, replaces it in LPS biosynthesis in a minority of bacteria.) — translated: MANLENGAAEAGSVPNRIGLIAGWGRYPIVVAETLRRAGCKVYCVALQDHADSSLAEICHQVQWTGVARIGHAIRFFKQHEVRHAVMAGKVFKLKLFQPNLWLKLLPDWWTIRVFWSHFIAAKKDRRDDTLLLAVVHAFEQDGIVIQPATDFAPELLVKDGQLTQLGPTRAQQADITFGWNLAKEMGRLDVGQSVVVKDRACLAVEAIEGTDECIRRAGALCPAGGFTVIKLAKPRQDMRFDVPTIGIGTLQTMASVGAKMLVVEAAKTILIDQAEFLDFANRQKLIVVALDCPESAVGLPSEQAA
- the lpxD gene encoding UDP-3-O-(3-hydroxymyristoyl)glucosamine N-acyltransferase, producing MAMTLADIAQLVAGKVVGDPAREIVDANILSAAGPGDISLLDSHDKAHCLARSAAAAIVAPHGLEVTDRPVIHVEDVHSAFAKIVEHFRPAQARSVTGISSGAAVHPNARIAAGVDVHPGSSIAEDVEIGAGSVIHSGARILSGCRIGEQVTIFPGAVLYENTRVGARCIIHAGAVLGAYGFGYKLVEGRHVLSSQLGFVELGPDVEVGAASTIDRGTYGATYIGEGTKIDNLVMIAHNCRIGRHNLICSQVGVAGSTTTGDYVVMAGQVGVRDHVHIGAGAVLGAKAGVSGDVHDGVRVLGTPAVPEREQKLLFAMISKLPEMRKQLKELQRQMDKLLHDKAGDGEDHRNEAA